Within the Nerophis ophidion isolate RoL-2023_Sa linkage group LG01, RoL_Noph_v1.0, whole genome shotgun sequence genome, the region ctcagttccagaactgagtgttgttaaaaggaaaggtcgtgtaacacagtggtaaaaatgcccctgtgccaacttttttgcaatgtattgctgccactaaattgtaagttaatgattatttgcaaaaaaatatatgtttctcagttcgaacattaaatatcttgtctttgcagtctattcaatagaatataagttgaaaaggatttgccaataattgtattctgtttttacttaccatttacacaacgtgccaacttcactggttctgggTATTGTACATTATGTACAAAATGTAAGCAGTTTTTGTGTGTGGTTCAACAATCTCCTTGGTGGACTTTATTATTAGAGTGTTTCCTACATgttaaagtagtgctgtgtggAAATATTTGCTACTCCGTCACACAATCGacgcaacattttttaaagatacGATGGTTACAGAGTACGTATGTATGATAACTGTACAATTACCACCTACTGACACGGTTTGAACGCTTGCGTACTGTGGCCACTTTGCAGTGAGAAACACGACCACCCCAAGTCCGACTGCTTCATGAAGATGCTGCAGGGCGATGTCAAGGAGACACTCTTCGACTGGCCCAAACAGGACGGATGCAAGATGACTGAGAGGTTTCACACAACCCTGAAGGAAAACAAGGTTTCCTTCATGGACGGTAAGAAGAAAGCGTTTTTGCTGACACGTCTGCATTATTCTCCAGGGTGTTGATACATTGTGTCGATGTTATGTTTACggggggagtagacggcacagaccaaAAGAGGGCATAGATAAGCTCAatgattaataatatatatatatatatatatatatatatatatatatatatatatatatatatatatatatatatatatatagtggccaTGAGACTTCCTGTTAGATTCTTGTGCTAATCCAGCACTCCAACTGTTCCCACCCCATTCTGGACAGTTTCTTTTTGTTATTTCTGCATTTTTGTATTATTGATTCCCGCAGCTTTAATATATCACGTACtttaacatctgtggctgaggccacctctCAGACTAGAAGTTTTGTCCTTACACAGAGagaaaaaatgcagcttgagcacattagcaaataactatagcaacggactttaagcatttTAAAGTTGTGCGATAATGTATACCGGTATACATGATTATTTTAACAGTCTGGCTGGTGGATGCGGCCAGGCAAACCGAATGAGAGGTGGTTGCTGTCTTGCCAGCCGCAGCTGTGCTACCCCACCAGCACAGCCATCCCGTACTATACCCCCCCTGCgaaagcggatgccagacgcttcctGCAAAATCCGGAAGAGTCACAAAGGGTGGTAGGCGGGGGGCCAGGCGGAGGGTAGATTCCTCCTACCCTTTAACTATGCTAAATACTGCCTTTAAAAGATCCCtgagaaaaaaacattcaaaagaaTCTAACAGGAAATcaaggcacacagctcgatcacgggaGACAGGGAAAGCACTGCGggaaaacacaaaggacatgagacACGGGAACTGGGAAGACACACAGAGAGAGCAAGTACATGGGAGGGGAGCCAGATACGCGATAGCTTACTGTATACATCGAACTATGTTGCGGCGCTGGATCTTGGGGTCCACTGGCCCTTATGCTGCCTGccctcattagtcccaggtgcACTTATTACAGATTGCTTGCAGCTGAGCAGGAGCGTGGCCGTGATGCGGGAAGAGCGAGCAGAGGCGTGTGCCGGCGCGCTTCCAGCAGCCGTGCTCGCAGACGAAGGCATGAGGGACAGTCGACAAAACAAACTTTctgttttttgataatttttaagcttttttgaccactgatttgGATTGCAGCCACCGGAGAGTTAGCTTGCATCTTTAAACTACTTTTGGTTCAGTGAGAGacaaaaatgagctgaaatttaaaacgtttaagaaactgttcaaactcaaagtacAAAGAACTTGTTGGACTATTTATTGATTGTTTAGAATTGTTTTGTTTATGGAGTAAATTGTGATTTATTTTAAttaacagccctttgagactctatTGGTCTGGATTCATGGTTGCTTGACCgcactgtgatccatagtaaattttcacctacgggaattttaaacatggaatcaccgtgtatttgtgtggctaaaggctaaagcttcccaactccatctttctactgtggcttctccaatattaattgaacaaattgcaaaagattcagcaacacagatgtccaaaatactgtataattatgccgctAAAGCAAACAacatatacctgtgtgtgtgcgtagcgctcatacttcctaaaaacgcgtgacgtcttgcgtacacgtcatcattacacgacgtttccaagacgaaactcccgggaaatttaaaattgtaatttagttaactaaaaaagccgtattggcatgtgttgcaatgctaatatttcatcattgatatataaactatcagactgcgtggttggtagtagtgggtttcagtaggcctctaaggaAGTCAAAAAAGTGCAATTGCTATGaaatggaaaaggagtaggattaaacaAACTCtactttttcctactccttttcgaatgtgctgaaaagagaaactggaaatcgtGCTATATTATGTTGGAATTGAACAcaagttcaaaataaactcaattcATAAACCACTCGAAAAACAGAGGTCCACAACTTTTTGCAGTTAGGTCAACTATCACTATTATTGGTAACAATGTATTGGAAACTTTGATTCATGCAATGAACCGTGTTTCAAAACACTCCATTgacattgtttgtgtgtgtgttttagactCCATTGGCTTGCACTGTGTGGAAAATGTCAGCGACACCAAGCGTGCAGTCAGTTTGCACATTTACATCCCTCCAATTGATTATTGTGACATCTTTGACAAGCTCACCGGCCACAGGTCATCAATCAAAATGGAGTACGATAGCAGATATGGAGTGAGGGTT harbors:
- the LOC133567356 gene encoding cysteine dioxygenase type 1-like isoform X1 — translated: MQMKISTSEAWTEKHDHPKSDCFMKMLQGDVKETLFDWPKQDGCKMTERFHTTLKENKVSFMDDSIGLHCVENVSDTKRAVSLHIYIPPIDYCDIFDKLTGHRSSIKMEYDSRYGVRV
- the LOC133567356 gene encoding cysteine dioxygenase type 1-like isoform X2, coding for MPCCLFSDHATEKHDHPKSDCFMKMLQGDVKETLFDWPKQDGCKMTERFHTTLKENKVSFMDDSIGLHCVENVSDTKRAVSLHIYIPPIDYCDIFDKLTGHRSSIKMEYDSRYGVRV